A single genomic interval of Granulicella tundricola MP5ACTX9 harbors:
- a CDS encoding esterase, giving the protein MRFSLVVAGSLLCGFVQAQQALPPLGMQPVVNPDHTVTFHYVAPEATTALVSIDVSKTPFPMTKDAAGVWTYTTAVLPPEIYGYHFEVDGRMALDPHSVTIKASYTSVGDGFLVPGSPAQPWETTAVPHGTVHVHTFTTKVVQGLEANQDFVYVYTPPGYDAKAKTKYPVLYLLHGWSDTAGGWSTIGQANYILDNLIAAGKAKPMIVVMPLGYGDMSFVRSGGGVWQDLAQIDHNVALFQQSLLTEVIPQVEANYKVAPGRDNRAIAGLSMGGLESVSVGLKNTEMFGWVGGFSSAVHMLKPEALAGLDAKKANLHLLWIACGTSDDLIEPNRRLVTELKAAGMPVTAVETSGAHTWLVWRDNLVTFAPLLFQGK; this is encoded by the coding sequence ATGCGTTTTTCTTTGGTGGTTGCGGGCTCTCTTCTTTGTGGTTTTGTTCAGGCTCAACAGGCTCTTCCTCCGCTGGGGATGCAGCCGGTGGTGAACCCGGACCATACGGTGACGTTTCACTATGTTGCGCCTGAGGCTACGACGGCTTTGGTTTCGATCGACGTGAGCAAGACGCCGTTTCCGATGACCAAGGATGCGGCGGGGGTGTGGACGTATACGACGGCTGTGCTGCCGCCGGAGATCTACGGGTATCACTTTGAAGTGGATGGGCGGATGGCGCTCGATCCGCATAGTGTGACGATCAAGGCTAGCTATACGTCGGTGGGGGATGGGTTTCTGGTGCCGGGCTCGCCGGCGCAGCCGTGGGAGACGACCGCGGTTCCGCATGGGACGGTGCATGTGCACACGTTCACGACCAAGGTGGTGCAGGGGCTCGAGGCGAACCAGGACTTTGTCTATGTGTATACGCCGCCGGGGTATGACGCGAAGGCGAAGACGAAGTATCCGGTGCTTTATCTGCTGCATGGGTGGTCGGATACGGCTGGAGGGTGGAGCACGATTGGGCAGGCGAATTACATCCTGGACAACCTGATTGCGGCGGGGAAGGCTAAGCCGATGATCGTGGTGATGCCGCTGGGGTATGGGGATATGAGCTTTGTGCGGTCGGGGGGCGGGGTTTGGCAGGACTTGGCGCAGATTGACCATAATGTAGCGCTATTTCAGCAGTCGCTGCTGACGGAGGTGATTCCGCAGGTGGAGGCGAATTATAAGGTTGCGCCGGGGCGGGATAACCGGGCGATTGCTGGGCTTTCGATGGGCGGGCTGGAGTCGGTGAGCGTGGGGCTGAAGAATACGGAGATGTTTGGGTGGGTCGGCGGGTTCAGCTCTGCTGTCCACATGTTGAAGCCGGAGGCGCTGGCGGGGCTGGATGCAAAGAAGGCGAACCTGCATCTGCTTTGGATTGCGTGTGGGACGTCTGACGATTTGATTGAGCCGAACCGGCGGCTGGTTACGGAGTTGAAGGCGGCGGGGATGCCGGTGACGGCTGTGGAGACTTCTGGGGCGCATACGTGGCTGGTATGGAGGGACAACCTGGTGACGTTCGCTCCGCTGCTGTTTCAAGGGAAGTAG
- a CDS encoding cytochrome P450 translates to MAPENPASPTRKPWPPGPSVPRRILDGSLFAIDSPAFYKQNAAHFGDVVSFRTPNGFRQFQFNDPKRIEDMLVRDAPHHLRGVVLRRARGILGDGLLTSEEPLHLRQRRLAAPAFHRTRIAGYGREIVRLTQEMTAAWPTSGGIEAHAEMVRLTLRITSRCLLGSDVHASIQTFVDSMATFNDYLPFALLPGAAFLERFPIGPMPGMKRALKALDDLIFGIIAQRRASGILGDDLLGMLMEATDESGQMNDRQVRDEALTILLAGHETTANALTFCLWLAAKHTTHQQHLAEVIKDVCGDRPPEAADFPNLKPLEMFFAESMRLYPPAWVVARTATQDYTMRTGEFIPKGAHLIASQLVVHHDERWWPNPTHFDPLRFTDEAKATRPKFAYFPFGGGARYCIGEGFAWTEGVLMLATVLQHHRLTLPDPTQQTVPITPKFTIRPTREVPILVEPRAH, encoded by the coding sequence TTGGCACCAGAAAATCCCGCTTCGCCAACCCGCAAACCCTGGCCCCCCGGCCCATCCGTCCCCCGCCGAATCCTCGACGGCTCCCTCTTCGCCATCGACTCCCCCGCCTTCTACAAGCAAAACGCCGCCCATTTCGGCGACGTCGTCTCCTTCCGCACCCCCAACGGCTTCCGCCAATTTCAATTCAATGATCCAAAACGAATAGAAGACATGCTCGTCCGCGACGCCCCCCATCACCTCCGCGGCGTCGTCCTCCGCCGCGCCCGCGGCATCCTCGGCGACGGCCTCCTCACCAGCGAAGAGCCCTTGCACCTCCGCCAGCGCCGCCTAGCCGCCCCCGCCTTCCATCGCACCCGCATCGCCGGCTACGGCCGCGAGATCGTCCGCCTCACCCAGGAAATGACCGCCGCCTGGCCCACCTCAGGAGGGATAGAAGCCCACGCCGAGATGGTCCGCCTCACCCTCCGCATCACCAGCCGCTGCCTCCTCGGCTCGGATGTCCACGCCAGCATCCAGACCTTCGTCGATTCCATGGCCACCTTCAACGACTACCTCCCCTTCGCCCTCCTGCCCGGCGCAGCCTTCCTCGAGCGCTTCCCCATCGGCCCCATGCCCGGCATGAAGCGCGCCCTCAAAGCCCTCGACGACCTCATCTTCGGCATCATCGCCCAGCGCCGAGCCTCAGGCATCCTCGGCGACGACCTCCTCGGCATGCTCATGGAAGCCACTGACGAATCCGGCCAGATGAACGATCGCCAGGTCCGAGACGAAGCCCTCACCATCCTCCTCGCCGGCCACGAAACCACTGCCAACGCCCTTACCTTCTGTCTCTGGCTAGCAGCCAAGCACACAACTCATCAGCAGCACTTAGCCGAAGTCATCAAGGACGTCTGCGGAGACCGCCCACCAGAAGCCGCCGACTTCCCCAACCTCAAGCCCCTCGAAATGTTCTTCGCCGAGTCCATGCGTCTCTACCCACCCGCCTGGGTCGTAGCCCGCACCGCCACCCAGGACTACACCATGCGCACCGGCGAGTTCATCCCCAAAGGCGCCCACCTCATCGCCTCCCAACTCGTCGTCCACCACGACGAACGCTGGTGGCCCAACCCCACCCACTTTGACCCCCTCCGCTTCACCGACGAAGCCAAAGCCACCCGCCCCAAATTCGCCTACTTCCCCTTCGGCGGCGGAGCCCGTTACTGCATCGGAGAAGGCTTCGCCTGGACTGAAGGCGTCCTCATGCTAGCCACCGTCCTCCAGCACCATCGTCTCACCCTCCCAGACCCCACCCAGCAAACAGTCCCCATCACCCCCAAGTTCACCATCCGCCCCACCAGGGAAGTCCCCATCCTGGTCGAGCCCCGCGCGCACTGA
- the mreC gene encoding rod shape-determining protein MreC, translating into MESFFSRFKNPLALIVILLVQAVALGVQIHRPTDQASPDGSQVRLLRLWALSIMSPFERVSTGTGHGVRGAWSNYLDLRHVRQNNQDLRQEIANLRLQRAALAEDALEGQRLQSLLGFQQHYVSKTVAAQVIGTSGTDQSRVLTLDKGAQDGLKPDMAVITPDGIVGKLRDVFPHTSQLLLVSDPTSGAGVILQATRIRAILHGSPQGRIQINNLTIDSRIKPGEVVLTSGGDQVFPRGLPVGKVESMVPDPEHQPYALITLKPAANLNQLEEVLVITGISPTLGAQTQEELAAEAAARAADTSAERLPGLKADKPEADPTKPVDPNAPAENAPPPSDNAPGLVPKPKPVVHADRFTYGSPAAAADLTPGAPKSDAVPVPHETAPKADVPAKPKAAPKSDAAKPEAPKPEQEIPQ; encoded by the coding sequence ATGGAATCCTTTTTCTCCCGTTTCAAAAATCCGCTGGCCCTGATCGTGATCCTGCTGGTGCAGGCTGTCGCGCTGGGGGTGCAGATTCACAGGCCTACGGACCAGGCGAGCCCGGATGGGTCGCAGGTTCGGCTGCTGAGGCTTTGGGCGCTTTCGATTATGTCTCCGTTTGAGCGGGTCTCGACCGGGACGGGGCATGGGGTGCGTGGGGCGTGGTCGAACTATCTCGACCTGCGGCATGTGCGGCAGAATAACCAGGATCTGCGGCAGGAGATTGCGAACCTGCGGCTGCAGAGGGCAGCTCTGGCTGAGGATGCGCTCGAAGGGCAGAGGCTGCAATCGCTGCTGGGGTTTCAGCAGCATTATGTGTCGAAGACGGTGGCGGCGCAGGTGATCGGGACTTCGGGGACGGATCAGTCGCGGGTGCTGACGCTGGACAAGGGCGCACAGGACGGGCTGAAGCCGGATATGGCGGTGATCACGCCGGACGGGATCGTGGGCAAGCTGCGGGATGTGTTTCCGCATACGTCGCAGTTGCTGCTGGTAAGCGATCCGACGAGTGGGGCGGGAGTGATTCTGCAGGCGACGCGGATTCGGGCGATTCTGCATGGGAGTCCGCAGGGACGAATACAGATCAATAACCTGACGATCGATTCGCGGATCAAGCCGGGTGAGGTGGTGCTGACCTCGGGGGGCGACCAGGTGTTCCCGCGCGGGTTGCCGGTGGGGAAGGTTGAGTCGATGGTGCCGGACCCGGAGCATCAGCCGTATGCGCTGATCACGCTGAAGCCGGCGGCGAATCTGAACCAGTTGGAAGAGGTGCTGGTGATTACGGGGATCTCGCCGACGCTGGGCGCACAGACGCAGGAGGAGCTTGCGGCTGAGGCTGCTGCCCGGGCGGCGGATACCAGCGCGGAACGGCTGCCGGGGTTGAAGGCGGATAAGCCGGAGGCCGATCCGACCAAGCCTGTGGACCCGAACGCTCCTGCGGAGAATGCGCCGCCTCCATCCGATAATGCTCCGGGGCTGGTGCCGAAGCCGAAGCCTGTGGTTCATGCGGACCGGTTTACGTATGGGTCGCCTGCGGCTGCGGCAGATCTGACGCCGGGAGCACCGAAGAGTGATGCTGTTCCGGTGCCTCATGAGACCGCGCCGAAGGCCGATGTGCCTGCGAAGCCCAAGGCTGCGCCGAAGAGCGATGCTGCCAAACCTGAGGCTCCCAAGCCGGAGCAGGAGATTCCACAGTAA
- the mreD gene encoding rod shape-determining protein MreD → MATRSYTSRRELEEYHFSPFVTVLAPLVLIFLQAYLPKVFPRLLILDLPLIAVIFFSVSRRSPIAGSLTGAAIGLFQDLLTHQPIGVNGMAKTVIGYAASSIGVQVDVENLTTRILMNFAFSLLQSVLLFLINRNLLGVHGYKTQWVHELIRAGINTGVAIPLFLVLDRFKQHE, encoded by the coding sequence ATGGCGACACGTTCCTATACCTCGCGGCGGGAGCTCGAGGAGTATCACTTCAGTCCGTTTGTGACGGTGCTGGCCCCGCTGGTGCTGATCTTTCTGCAGGCTTACCTGCCGAAGGTCTTTCCGCGGCTGCTGATCCTGGATCTGCCGCTGATTGCGGTGATCTTCTTTTCGGTTTCGCGGAGGAGTCCGATTGCGGGGAGTCTGACGGGGGCGGCGATCGGGTTGTTTCAGGATCTGCTGACACATCAGCCGATCGGCGTGAACGGGATGGCGAAGACGGTGATCGGGTATGCGGCTTCGAGCATCGGGGTGCAGGTGGATGTGGAGAACCTGACGACGCGCATCCTGATGAACTTTGCGTTCTCTCTGCTGCAGTCCGTGCTGCTGTTTTTGATCAACCGGAACCTGCTGGGAGTGCATGGGTACAAGACGCAGTGGGTGCATGAGTTGATCCGGGCGGGGATCAATACGGGCGTGGCGATTCCGCTGTTTCTTGTTTTGGACAGATTCAAACAGCATGAGTAA